GCGGGCTTCTTGGCCGCAGTCTTCTTGGCAGCGGGCTTTTTCTCGACCACGGTGTTTTCCGCAGCAGCCTTGTCCACGGCCTGCCTAGCCGCCAGCTTCTTGGCGGCCACTTCGGCGGGCTTGGGCTTGGCGGCACCGATCTTCATGCGCACCGGTGTCTCGCCCCAGATTTCTTCCAGGCGGTAGTACTGGCGAATGGCCGGCTGCATGATGTGGCAGACCACCGAGCCGCAGTCCACGATGATCCATTCGCCGTTTTGCTCACCTTCCTGACGGGGCACGGGAAACCCTGCTTCCTTGACGGCTTCACGCACGCTGGAGGCAAGTGCCTTGGTCTGGCGATTGGAGGTACCCGAGGCCACGATCACGCGCTCGAACAGCGGGGACAGCGCTTCGGTGTTGAACACCTGGATGTCGTGGGCCTTGACGTCTTCGAGGCCGTCAACAATGGCTCGCTGGAGTTTGGTGACGTCGCGCTTGGCTGCGGAATCCGATTTGGTGGAGGTGGTCATCAGGCGATGGAATCAGTAAATGATGGGATCAATATAGCGTGTGCCGCGCCACACCCGTATCAGGGTTGGGTTGACATAGGCGTCCAGACCGCCAGGGCCTGTGCTCTTCACGCATTGAAAAAGGTTGACGCGCCAGTCGA
This region of Comamonas thiooxydans genomic DNA includes:
- the rsfS gene encoding ribosome silencing factor yields the protein MTTSTKSDSAAKRDVTKLQRAIVDGLEDVKAHDIQVFNTEALSPLFERVIVASGTSNRQTKALASSVREAVKEAGFPVPRQEGEQNGEWIIVDCGSVVCHIMQPAIRQYYRLEEIWGETPVRMKIGAAKPKPAEVAAKKLAARQAVDKAAAENTVVEKKPAAKKTAAKKPASKTAAGAKPAAKKPAAKSAAAKTVKTVVVKPSTPRTAKPAAAKPAAKRAPRAKA